The Candidatus Flexicrinis proximus genome contains a region encoding:
- a CDS encoding ThiF family adenylyltransferase, translating to MNCFDPNMHIQSVVIVGCGGTGAQVARTVARIVYDMRRVRLHAPRITLIDPDIVEEKNVGRQLFTAADAALGLHKAEVVGQRLNMALGLDIAWIPEPVSAERHFDRSGSQLVISCVDNHLARRELHGISSVLIGAGNYRDGGQVVIGNTGDVDLMQRHIDGRDGKYAYLPKEGLLFPALLEPEAPAPEPDISCAELVLRGAQDVLINDWMAAVVGQYIYALLHRQPIRTFASFVSLEGMSVRSLPICRDELLQFLN from the coding sequence GATCGTTGGCTGCGGCGGGACCGGCGCGCAGGTCGCCCGCACGGTCGCGCGGATCGTCTACGACATGCGCCGCGTCCGGCTGCACGCGCCGCGCATCACCCTGATCGATCCCGACATTGTCGAGGAGAAGAACGTCGGCCGGCAGCTCTTCACAGCGGCCGATGCGGCGCTTGGTCTGCACAAAGCAGAGGTCGTCGGCCAACGGCTGAACATGGCGCTCGGCCTCGACATCGCGTGGATCCCTGAGCCGGTCAGCGCCGAACGGCACTTCGACCGCTCCGGCTCGCAGCTTGTGATCAGCTGCGTCGACAACCACTTGGCGCGGCGCGAGCTGCATGGCATCTCCAGCGTGCTGATCGGCGCGGGCAATTATCGCGACGGCGGGCAGGTCGTGATCGGCAACACGGGCGACGTTGACCTGATGCAGCGGCACATCGACGGTAGAGACGGCAAATACGCCTATCTGCCGAAAGAGGGGCTGCTGTTCCCGGCACTGCTGGAGCCGGAAGCGCCAGCCCCGGAACCCGACATCTCTTGCGCCGAACTTGTGCTGCGCGGCGCGCAAGATGTACTCATCAACGACTGGATGGCCGCTGTCGTCGGCCAGTACATCTACGCGCTGCTGCACCGCCAGCCCATCCGCACCTTCGCCAGTTTCGTCAGCCTCGAAGGCATGAGCGTCCGCAGCCTGCCGATCTGCCGCGACGAACTGCTGCAATTCCTGAACTAA